In a single window of the Thunnus maccoyii chromosome 7, fThuMac1.1, whole genome shotgun sequence genome:
- the LOC121900406 gene encoding general transcription factor II-I repeat domain-containing protein 2-like, which translates to MTGERKGMASLVCAKVRESGGEAVKMHCIIHQEALCAKTVQLGDVMNTVVKTVNIIRARGLYHREFQALLSDVDAEYGDLLYQSEVYWLSRGSVLQRFYSLRSNIGKFLKEKGRPLHELSDPLWLADLAFLVYLTDHLNTLNKRLQGKEQLVPQLYAHMKAFRAKLRLSESQLRNFNVAHFPTLTEIKCAFPNAKLSAKMGEYVSVITSLITEVTQRFQDFSVIEKEITLFAAPFSVDAEEVEESLQLELIEMQCDDSLKNQHQLLSLPDFYRSLEKAKFPLVRRHAKQMMSLFGSTYICEQTFSLLTLNKSRLRTRMTNRLLRDVLHISTTKLTPDVPALLQTKAQHHCSH; encoded by the coding sequence ATGACAGGCGAGCGCAAAGGAATGGCATCTTTAGTATGCGCCAAGGTGCGGGAGAGCGGAGGTGAGGCTGTCAAAATGCACTGCATCATCCACCAAGAAGCCCTCTGTGCCAAGACAGTACAGCTTGGCGACGTGATGAACACAGTTGTGAAAACTGTCAACATAATTCGGGCACGAGGGCTTTACCACAGAGAATTTCAAGCATTACTCTCTGATGTCGATGCTGAATACGGGGACCTACTCTACCAGTCTGAAGTATATTGGCTCAGTCGCGGCTCCGTGCTGCAGCGGTTTTATTCCCTGAGATCAAATATCGGCAAGTTTTTGAAAGAAAAGGGCAGACCTCTGCATGAGCTCAGTGACCCTTTATGGTTGGCAGACCTGGCTTTTTTAGTTTATCTCACTGATCATCTCAACACCCTGAACAAGAGACTACAAGGCAAAGAGCAGCTGGTACCACAGCTGTATGCACACATGAAAGCATTCCGTGCGAAGCTCCGTCTCTCCGAGTCACAACTGCGTAACTTTAATGTAGCGCACTTCCCAACACTGACTGAAATCAAATGCGCATTTCCAAATGCTAAGCTCTCTGCTAAAATGGGAGAATATGTGTCTGTGATCACATCTCTCATTACAGAAGTCACTCAGCGCTTTCAAGATTTTTCTGTCATTGAGAAGGAAATCACACTGTTTGCGGCTCCGTTTTCAGTGGATGCAGAAGAAGTGGAGGAGAGTCTGCAATTAGAACTGATCGAAATGCAGTGTGATGATTCTCTGAAGAATCAACATCAGCTTCTCTCCCTACCTGACTTCTACCGGAGCTTGGAAAAGGCCAAGTTTCCTCTGGTAAGACGCCACGCAAAACAAATGATGAGTCTGTTCGGCTCAACATACATCTGTGAGCAGACATTCTCGCTGTTAACGCTGAACAAAAGCAGATTGAGAACCAGAATGACCAACCGCCTTCTCCGTGACGTCCTTCACATCTCAACCACCAAACTTACTCCTGACGTGCCAGCTCTCCTTCAGACCAAAGCGCAGCATCACTGCTCCCACTGA
- the LOC121900416 gene encoding granzyme E-like codes for VKGQGHEEDASGLLSGKRSNSGWHSKRLQKFYLQTAFPHKDYDATDLTNDIMLLKMSSKAHFSNTVKPIGLAGQGDSSLPKSCIVSGWGTTSSKTGYMSHRLMEANVTLSDEEQCVTENSYCSQGDIGPGVGDSGGPLVYEDGKAYGVLSYTSSPHGGGPKMYNYAKIPDYRYWIDSFMKYNGKL; via the exons GTAAAGGGACAGGGGCATGAAGAAGACGCCAGTGGCTTACTTTCAGGAAAAAGGTCTAACAGTGGTTGGCACAGTAAAAGACTACAGAAATTTTACCTACAAACTGCATTTCCACATAAGGACTACGATGCAACTGACTTGACAAATGACATAATGTTACTCAag ATGAGCTCCAaggcacatttcagcaacactGTGAAACCCATTGGTCTCGCAGGTCAAGGTGACAGCTCTCTGCCAAAATCATGTATAGTCTCCGGCTGGGGCACAACAAGCAGCAAGACAGGATATATGTCTCATAGACTTATGGAAGCCAATGTAACACTAAGTGATGAAGAGCAGTGTGTTACCGAAAACTCATACTGCTCTCAGGGAGACATTGGACCGGGTGTG GGAGACTCTGGTGGTCCACTGGTCTATGAAGATGGAAAGGCATACGGGGTATTGTCCTACACCTCCAGTCCACATGGAGGTGGCccaaaaatgtacaattatgCCAAGATTCCTGACTATAGATACTGGATCGATTCATTCATGAAATATAATGGAAAGCTCTAA
- the LOC121900410 gene encoding granzyme E-like — protein MNIQYKLVILMLALTLDDQVETIIGGHEAVPHSRPYMVLLEGKMPRGKTKHCGGFLLNEDFVMTAAHCQAKSYTVLLGVHIYGEKTNGIQEIPADQAFPHEDYNPTDLTNDIMLLKLSSKAHFSKTVKPIGLAGQGDGSLPKSCIVSGWGTTNSNTGYMSRRLMEANVTLSDEKQCVTENSYCSQGDVGLGVGDGGGPLVCEDGKVYGVASSIFSPHGGGPKIYHYAKIPHYRHWIDSVMKHYGNRHTCYIQLTDPI, from the exons ATGAATATCCAGTATAAACTTGTTATACTGATGCTTGCGCTGACTCTTGATGATCAAG tggaaactattatTGGAGGTCATGAGGCTGTGCCACATAGTAGGCCCTACATGGTGCTTTTGGAGGGGAAGATGCCACGtggtaaaacaaaacactgtggtGGCTTTCTTCTAAATGAGGATTTTGTGATGACTGCAGCCCACTGTCAAGCCAA GTCCTACACAGTCTTACTAGGAGTTCACATTTACGGAGAAAAAACTAATGGCATACAGGAGATACCTGCGGACCAAGCATTTCCACATGAGGACTACAATCCAACTGACTTGACAAATGACATAATGTTACTCAAG TTGAGCTCCAAGGCACATTTCAGCAAAACTGTGAAACCCATTGGTCTCGCAGGTCAAGGTGACGGCTCTCTGCCAAAATCATGTATAGTCTCCGGCTGGGgcacaacaaacagcaacacaggATATATGTCTCGTAGACTCATGGAAGCCAATGTAACACTAAGTGATGAAAAGCAGTGTGTTACCGAAAACTCATACTGCTCTCAGGGAGACGTTGGACTGGGTGTG GGAGACGGTGGTGGTCCACTGGTCTGTGAAGATGGAAAGGTATACGGGGTGGCGTCCTCCATCTTCAGTCCACATGGAGGTGGCCCAAAAATCTACCATTATGCCAAGATTCCTCACTATAGACACTGGATCGATTCAGTCATGAAACATTATGGAAACCGCCATACATGTTACATTCAATTGACCGATCCAATTTGA